From Pyrenophora tritici-repentis strain M4 chromosome 1, whole genome shotgun sequence, the proteins below share one genomic window:
- a CDS encoding rve multi-domain protein — translation MQVDANGHRHPVRYESGVWSVSERNWDSGKHECKALLLTLKKLRSYLYGVRFTVETDAKTLVAQLQRSATDLPGALVTRWLALLNLWDFDIVHVSGKKNVVADALSRRPEPESWEPPEEPEEDVEDFIEAHLNAVQLVVQEIYDTTPALQYGCCPADLSFSDKPLDDCYSEESQQLAAWILFRKRPEHLNKAEFRKFKQKALRMTVRERHLFTLPSGGRPLRRVVDDPAQQQEIIRELHDNSGHRGKEGTWRKVWTRYHWKGQYEQVKKYVQSCSECQLHASATVQEALWPTEPPSLLFGWITIDVVHMPPGLNGRKYLIVARDYASGWPEAKALAKNDSKSVQKFLINDVFSRWGLPLKMSADGGPENKGLVEDLQRQWGINRVISSAYHPQGQGLIERGHAPIVAALKKLRGNWVDNLANVLWADRTTVKRSTQETPAYLVSGREHILPVELSIPTWQTLPWAEVKDTPTLLAMRAQQFSRRDERLQEAINRTVRLRQENKDYFDDSKVLRKNPLEAGDLVLLRDSFHENDRSTLTKFLPKWTGPFRIRACHEKGWYNLEELDGTPFRSHTPGNRLKKFIQRTVMELRDLHPEDILDDSGDETMQESLAQETSADPIYGQDAPMQGSSGAQPSIERRYNLRRSNPAQQPLANVPQDVAEDADIARALSKTRRAVAVVPRVRKGFDASEYRSFL, via the coding sequence ATGCAAGTGGACGCTAATGGACACAGGCACCCAGTTCGCTATGAAAGTGGAGTATGGTCAGTCTCGGAAAGAAATTGGGACTCGGGCAAGCATGAATGCAAGGCCCTGCTCCTTACGCTAAAGAAGCTTCGCTCATACCTTTACGGTGTACGTTTCACAGTGGAGACCGACGCAAAGACACTTGTTGCCCAGCTCCAGCGTAGTGCCACAGACCTTCCGGGTGCCCTTGTCACAAGGTGGCTAGCCCTCCTTAATCTCTGGGATTTCGACATTGTTCACGTTTCAGGAAAGAAGAACGTTGTCGCTGATGCCCTTTCGCGCCGGCCTGAGCCTGAGAGCTGGGAGCCCCCAGAAGAGCCGGAAGAGGATGTTGAGGACTTCATCGAGGCTCATCTAAACGCTGTTCAGCTGGTGGTTCAAGAGATATACGACACAACGCCGGCACTCCAGTATGGCTGCTGCCCAGCGGACCTCTCATTTTCGGACAAGCCCTTAGACGACTGCTACTCGGAGGAGTCGCAACAGCTTGCAGCATGGATCCTTTTTAGGAAGAGGCCGGAGCATCTCAACAAAGCGGAATTTCGGAAGTTCAAGCAAAAAGCCCTCCGAATGACGGTCAGGGAGCGCCACCTCTTCACACTGCCAAGTGGAGGACGACCATTGCGCAGAGTAGTAGACGACCCAGCCCAACAGCAAGAGATTATTAGAGAGCTCCACGACAACTCTGGGCATCGCGGCAAAGAAGGAACTTGGCGGAAGGTTTGGACCCGCTACCACTGGAAGGGACAGTATGAGCAAGTCAAGAAGTATGTTCAATCCTGTTCTGAATGCCAGCTGCACGCGTCGGCGACAGTACAAGAAGCACTTTGGCCTACGGAACCCCCTTCTTTGCTATTCGGCTGGATTACAATCGATGTTGTTCATATGCCACCAGGCCTGAATGGTCGCAAGTATCTGATTGTCGCTCGAGACTATGCATCAGGATGGCCGGAAGCCAAAGCGCTGGCCAAGAATGACTCGAAATCCGTTCAGAAGTTCCTGATCAACGATGTCTTTAGCAGATGGGGTCTACCACTCAAGATGTCAGCTGATGGCGGCCCAGAGAACAAAGGGCTAGTGGAAGACTTGCAACGCCAATGGGGTATCAACCGAGTCATTTCTAGCGCATACCATCCTCAAGGACAAGGGTTGATAGAGCGGGGGCATGCACCGATAGTAGCGGCGCTGAAGAAGCTTCGAGGCAACTGGGTTGACAACCTAGCTAATGTCTTATGGGCGGACCGAACAACAGTCAAGCGATCTACGCAAGAGACTCCAGCCTACCTTGTTTCGGGAAGAGAGCATATTCTCCCGGTAGAACTATCCATACCCACTTGGCAGACACTCCCTTGGGCAGAAGTCAAGGATACGCCTACGCTCCTAGCGATGAGAGCTCAGCAATTTAGTCGAAGGGATGAGCGTCTGCAGGAGGCAATCAACAGGACGGTTCGGCTAAGACAAGAGAACAAAGACTACTTTGATGACTCGAAGGTTCTTCGGAAAAACCCTTTAGAGGCTGGCGATCTAGTGCTATTACGGGACTCCTTTCATGAGAACGACCGATCGACGCTCACCAAGTTTTTGCCTAAGTGGACTGGGCCCTTCCGTATCCGGGCCTGCCATGAGAAAGGATGGTATAACCTTGAAGAGCTTGACGGAACGCCTTTTAGAAGCCACACGCCGGGTAACAGACTAAAGAAGTTTATCCAGCGCACAGTTATGGAGCTCCGCGACTTACACCCAGAAGATATACTAGACGATAGCGGAGATGAAACGATGCAGGAATCACTAGCACAAGAAACCTCTGCAGATCCGATATATGGTCAGGATGCTCCGATGCAAGGGTCATCAGGTGCGCAGCCTAGTATAGAAAGACGTTACAATCTGCGGCGTTCGAATCCCGCTCAGCAACCTTTGGCGAACGTGCCACAAGATGTTGCTGAAGATGCAGATATTGCGCGAGCATTGAGCAAGACTAGGAGAGCAGTAGCGGTGGTGCCTCGGGTGAGAAAGGGCTTTGATGCATCTGAGTATCGTTCATTTCTCTAG